One window from the genome of Phycisphaerales bacterium encodes:
- a CDS encoding enoyl-CoA hydratase-related protein: protein MTTPLPVHTDDRGTPVLVVELTQDAPVVVLDRALLEALDATLAGLSLDGVAGVVLASASEKVFVAGADLKAVRDLSDADLHAYLEFGASVFAKFHQMPVWTAAAINGAALGGGLELAMHCDGLIGAPGQKPYPVGLPEAGLGICPGWGGTNLLPARIDPATAIRATAAGTPMPYPDAADAGLFDLIAQDATPPSSGLRSLAADWIRGQGAPPTRDGAPYRWIGREAGPVREALKAVEADLPDTGPGAGPAKAVAEAVAVGLGTPKDDPALNPGETGGPGGSAAGGWQEALQTERHHLVRLRHEPAGRAAIEKFFSKSK from the coding sequence ATGACCACCCCACTGCCCGTCCATACCGACGACCGTGGCACCCCCGTCCTCGTCGTCGAACTCACGCAGGACGCCCCCGTCGTCGTGCTCGACCGAGCGCTGCTCGAGGCCCTCGACGCCACCCTTGCCGGGCTGAGCCTCGACGGCGTCGCCGGCGTCGTGCTCGCGAGCGCGTCTGAGAAGGTCTTCGTCGCTGGGGCCGACCTCAAGGCCGTGCGCGACCTGAGCGACGCGGACCTGCACGCGTACCTCGAGTTCGGTGCATCGGTCTTCGCGAAGTTCCACCAGATGCCCGTGTGGACGGCCGCCGCAATCAACGGCGCGGCCCTCGGCGGCGGGCTCGAGCTGGCAATGCACTGCGACGGGCTCATCGGCGCGCCGGGCCAGAAGCCCTACCCCGTCGGCTTGCCGGAGGCAGGGCTGGGCATCTGCCCGGGCTGGGGGGGCACGAATCTGCTGCCAGCCCGCATCGATCCGGCGACCGCCATCCGAGCCACCGCCGCCGGCACGCCCATGCCCTACCCCGACGCCGCCGACGCCGGCCTGTTTGACCTGATCGCCCAAGACGCGACCCCGCCATCGAGCGGCCTGCGGTCGCTGGCGGCCGACTGGATCCGCGGCCAGGGCGCTCCACCCACGCGTGACGGCGCCCCCTATCGATGGATCGGCCGCGAGGCCGGGCCCGTCCGCGAGGCGCTCAAGGCCGTCGAGGCCGACCTGCCCGACACCGGCCCGGGCGCTGGGCCCGCCAAGGCCGTCGCCGAGGCCGTCGCCGTGGGCTTGGGCACCCCCAAGGACGACCCCGCCCTGAACCCCGGTGAGACCGGCGGGCCCGGTGGCAGCGCCGCCGGCGGCTGGCAAGAGGCCCTCCAGACCGAGCGACACCACCTTGTCCGCTTGCGCCACGAGCCGGCTGGCCGCGCGGCCATCGAGAAGTTCTTTAGTAAGAGCAAGTAG
- the rho gene encoding transcription termination factor Rho, with translation MSISDLQRMDLEKLQKLAKKDGLEDYDGLTKQDLIFKLLKLRAASQGLLVGDGTLEIMSDGFGFLRSAEQSYLPGPDDIYVSPSQIRRFGLRKGMVVRGLIRPPRESERYFALLRVDEVNGREPSAAHKLKQYEDLTPLHPEERFNLETGPETVETRIMDLVAPIGKGQRALIVAPPRTGKTVLMQKITQAITTNHPKVKIIVLLVDERPEEVTDFRRNTSDDVEVVASTFDEPATRHVQVCDMVIEKAKRMVEFGDDVVILLDSITRMARAYNAEQPHSGKIMSGGIDANALQRPKKFFGAARAIEDGGSLTIIGTALVETGSKMDEVIFEEFKGTGNSELHLDRKLVEKRVWPAIDVGSSGTRREELLLDPKELELTYKLRKVLSDMNVVEGMELILNRLKKTKTNAEFLMTMQLG, from the coding sequence CTGAGCATCAGCGACCTCCAGCGGATGGACCTGGAAAAGCTCCAGAAGCTCGCCAAGAAGGACGGCCTGGAGGACTACGACGGCCTCACCAAGCAAGACCTCATCTTCAAGCTCTTGAAGCTCCGCGCCGCCAGCCAGGGCTTGCTCGTCGGCGATGGCACGCTCGAGATCATGTCCGACGGCTTCGGCTTCCTTCGATCGGCCGAGCAGAGCTACCTGCCGGGCCCCGACGACATCTACGTCAGCCCGAGCCAGATCCGCCGCTTCGGCCTGCGCAAGGGCATGGTCGTCCGCGGGCTCATCCGCCCGCCCCGCGAGAGCGAGCGCTACTTCGCGCTGCTCCGCGTCGACGAGGTTAACGGCCGCGAGCCCTCGGCCGCCCACAAGCTCAAGCAGTACGAAGACCTCACGCCCCTGCACCCCGAGGAACGCTTCAACCTCGAGACCGGGCCCGAGACCGTCGAAACGCGCATCATGGACCTGGTCGCACCCATCGGTAAGGGCCAGCGCGCCCTCATCGTCGCCCCGCCGCGCACGGGCAAGACGGTGCTGATGCAGAAGATCACCCAGGCCATCACGACCAACCACCCCAAGGTCAAGATCATCGTGCTGCTCGTCGACGAGCGGCCCGAGGAGGTCACCGACTTCCGGCGCAACACCAGCGACGACGTCGAGGTGGTGGCCAGCACCTTCGACGAGCCCGCCACGCGCCACGTCCAGGTGTGCGACATGGTCATCGAGAAGGCCAAGCGCATGGTCGAGTTCGGCGACGACGTCGTCATCCTGCTCGACTCGATCACCCGCATGGCCCGCGCGTACAACGCCGAGCAGCCCCACTCGGGCAAGATCATGTCCGGCGGCATCGACGCCAACGCCCTGCAGCGGCCCAAAAAGTTCTTCGGCGCCGCCCGCGCCATCGAAGACGGCGGCAGCCTCACCATCATCGGCACGGCGCTCGTCGAGACCGGCTCCAAGATGGACGAGGTCATCTTCGAGGAATTCAAGGGCACGGGCAACAGCGAACTGCACCTGGACCGCAAGCTCGTCGAGAAGCGCGTCTGGCCGGCCATCGACGTCGGCTCGAGCGGCACCCGCCGCGAGGAGCTCCTGCTCGACCCCAAGGAGCTCGAGCTGACCTACAAGCTCCGCAAGGTCCTCAGCGACATGAACGTCGTCGAGGGCATGGAGCTGATCCTCAACCGCCTCAAGAAGACCAAGACGAACGCGGAGTTCCTGATGACGATGCAGCTGGGCTAG
- a CDS encoding acyl-CoA dehydrogenase family protein, which produces MPDGIRPDSCPGVPGDATKELYQMADLKNMKGVSEADRKLLEEAEELLGAEPESMGFAKNLFWGRFREDLMLPYPEPSAEAKKECDELVERLETYLKNEHPSIQIDQEQEIPRWVIDRLFDLGVLGMTIPKEFGGLGMGITAYNRVLETIGKYCGSTAVLVSAHQSIGCKAVMLFGTDEQKKKWLPKLAKEWVSAFCLSEPNVGCDAGGQETRCEVSEDGEYYILNGEKKWATSGAIAGLFTVMCKQNIDGKDKVTALVCHPDMPGIDIYSKNRSKCGIRGTWQARIRFKDVKVPKANLMHKEGRGLNVALTCLNYGRCTLSAGMLGGAKRAMDQAIRWSQTRYQFKAPLADKDLVKQRIAHMAALTYAMDSVLYMTTGMLDRHDEDIMVETAICKVFCSEMGWRAVNDAVQIMGGESYMTENEVERIFRDSRINTIVEGSNDLMWSFIFGYGGKQLGEAMLGVKLKVDWDKDESFGQNLSRIVPNLIQPKIIKAAVPLGAQVFLGIRPKAPSISRVHASLRPQADRLAKLIREHSHQFKITSKRYDAELVSRQVPQARLALNAIYLHAFGCTLSRLDKDIRDGLTGPEMERNRAAAMHFFDLAETWIQANWRELYENADDTLFKAADAALAHNATMPADNFIIPERTPTDQRGEGRSVNQDAIKQFPGDNAAQKIGLEAHAGAAS; this is translated from the coding sequence ATGCCCGACGGCATCCGTCCGGATTCCTGCCCCGGCGTGCCCGGCGACGCGACCAAGGAGCTCTACCAGATGGCCGACCTGAAGAACATGAAGGGCGTTTCCGAGGCCGACCGCAAGCTGCTCGAGGAAGCCGAAGAGCTACTAGGTGCCGAGCCCGAGTCGATGGGCTTCGCCAAGAACCTCTTCTGGGGCCGCTTCCGCGAAGACCTGATGCTGCCCTACCCCGAGCCGTCGGCCGAGGCCAAGAAGGAGTGCGACGAGCTCGTCGAGCGCCTTGAGACTTACCTGAAGAACGAGCACCCGAGCATCCAGATCGACCAGGAGCAAGAGATCCCCCGTTGGGTGATTGATCGGCTCTTCGACTTGGGCGTCCTCGGCATGACCATTCCCAAGGAGTTCGGCGGGCTGGGCATGGGCATCACGGCGTACAACCGCGTGCTCGAGACGATCGGCAAGTACTGCGGCAGCACCGCCGTGCTCGTGAGCGCCCACCAGAGCATCGGCTGCAAGGCCGTCATGCTCTTCGGCACCGACGAGCAGAAGAAGAAGTGGCTGCCCAAGCTCGCCAAGGAGTGGGTCAGCGCGTTCTGCCTGAGCGAGCCCAACGTCGGTTGCGACGCCGGCGGCCAGGAGACCCGCTGCGAGGTCTCCGAAGACGGCGAGTACTACATCCTCAACGGCGAGAAGAAGTGGGCGACGTCGGGCGCGATCGCCGGCCTGTTCACCGTCATGTGCAAGCAGAACATCGACGGCAAGGACAAGGTCACCGCGCTGGTGTGCCACCCGGACATGCCGGGCATCGACATCTACTCCAAGAACCGCAGCAAGTGCGGCATCCGCGGCACGTGGCAGGCCCGAATCCGCTTTAAGGACGTCAAGGTCCCCAAGGCCAACCTGATGCACAAGGAGGGCCGCGGCCTGAACGTCGCGCTGACGTGCCTGAACTACGGTCGATGCACGCTGAGCGCCGGCATGCTCGGCGGCGCCAAGCGCGCCATGGACCAGGCCATCCGCTGGAGCCAGACGCGCTACCAGTTCAAGGCGCCCCTCGCCGACAAGGACCTGGTGAAGCAGCGCATCGCCCACATGGCAGCGCTGACCTACGCGATGGACTCGGTGCTCTACATGACCACCGGCATGCTCGACCGCCACGACGAGGACATCATGGTCGAGACGGCCATTTGCAAGGTCTTCTGCTCGGAGATGGGCTGGCGCGCGGTCAACGACGCGGTCCAGATCATGGGCGGCGAGAGCTACATGACCGAGAACGAGGTCGAGCGCATCTTTCGCGACAGCCGCATCAACACCATCGTCGAGGGCAGCAACGACCTGATGTGGTCGTTCATCTTCGGCTACGGCGGCAAGCAGCTCGGCGAGGCCATGCTGGGCGTCAAGCTCAAGGTCGACTGGGACAAGGACGAGAGCTTCGGCCAGAACCTCAGCCGCATCGTGCCCAACCTGATCCAGCCCAAGATCATCAAGGCCGCCGTGCCTCTGGGCGCGCAGGTCTTCCTGGGCATCCGGCCCAAGGCCCCGAGCATCTCCAGGGTCCACGCGAGCCTGCGTCCGCAGGCAGACCGCCTGGCCAAGCTGATCCGCGAGCACAGCCACCAGTTCAAGATTACCTCGAAGCGCTACGACGCCGAGCTCGTCAGCCGGCAGGTGCCCCAGGCGCGTCTCGCGCTCAACGCCATCTACCTGCATGCCTTTGGCTGCACGCTGAGCCGCCTGGACAAGGACATCCGTGACGGTCTCACCGGCCCGGAGATGGAGCGAAACCGCGCCGCGGCGATGCACTTCTTCGACCTGGCCGAGACGTGGATCCAAGCCAACTGGCGCGAGCTGTACGAGAACGCGGACGACACGCTGTTCAAGGCCGCCGACGCCGCGCTGGCCCACAACGCCACGATGCCGGCAGACAACTTCATCATCCCCGAACGCACGCCGACCGACCAGCGCGGCGAGGGTCGGAGCGTGAACCAGGACGCCATCAAGCAGTTCCCCGGCGACAATGCCGCGCAGAAGATCGGTCTGGAAGCCCACGCGGGCGCCGCCAGCTAG
- the coaE gene encoding dephospho-CoA kinase (Dephospho-CoA kinase (CoaE) performs the final step in coenzyme A biosynthesis.) gives MTNERFLVLGLAGGIGSGKSAVAAVLGELGFVVSDSDAGARAVLERPEVVAELVRAFGQSVLDASGKPDRKAIADAVFGDEARRRTLEQIVHPRLHEQRAQLIEAARTRGAAGVVIDAPLLFEAGVDAECDAVIFVDTLRAVRLARVIEGRGWTEAELARREAAQMPLEEKRRRSQQVVANDGDMDALRARVRAAVEAIRSDPGRP, from the coding sequence ATGACGAACGAACGTTTTCTGGTGCTGGGCCTGGCCGGCGGCATCGGCAGCGGCAAGAGCGCCGTCGCGGCCGTCCTCGGCGAGCTGGGCTTCGTCGTCAGCGACTCGGACGCCGGCGCGCGGGCCGTGCTCGAACGGCCCGAGGTCGTCGCCGAGCTCGTGCGGGCGTTCGGCCAAAGCGTGCTGGACGCGAGCGGCAAGCCCGATCGCAAGGCCATCGCCGACGCGGTATTCGGCGACGAGGCTCGGCGACGGACGCTCGAGCAGATCGTCCACCCGAGGCTGCACGAGCAGCGCGCGCAGTTGATCGAGGCGGCCCGCACGCGCGGCGCGGCCGGCGTGGTCATCGACGCCCCACTGCTGTTCGAGGCCGGCGTCGATGCCGAGTGTGACGCGGTCATCTTCGTCGACACGCTCAGGGCGGTGCGGCTCGCGCGCGTGATCGAAGGCCGGGGCTGGACCGAAGCGGAACTCGCCCGCCGCGAGGCCGCCCAGATGCCGCTCGAGGAGAAGCGGCGGCGGAGCCAGCAGGTCGTCGCGAACGACGGCGACATGGACGCCCTGCGAGCTCGGGTGCGGGCGGCCGTGGAGGCCATTCGGAGCGATCCAGGCAGGCCATAG
- a CDS encoding thioredoxin family protein → MPIRTAIAASIVAASLSLSACAITASGDTASMSRADKQSLASTANGAEVVAVMMTADWCAPCKQLEPKFQEALTDLPYNSVRVIVADYTDRRDPAATQTLADAGLASLGESNGGTTGVIYLLDADSGAVLGQIAGGGASTAQIRQTMQDAIAQAS, encoded by the coding sequence ATGCCCATCCGCACCGCCATTGCCGCGTCGATCGTGGCCGCCTCGCTCTCGCTTTCCGCCTGCGCCATCACCGCGTCGGGCGACACCGCGAGCATGAGCCGCGCCGACAAGCAGAGCCTGGCGAGCACCGCCAACGGGGCCGAGGTCGTCGCCGTGATGATGACCGCCGACTGGTGCGCCCCCTGCAAGCAGCTCGAGCCCAAGTTCCAGGAGGCCCTGACCGACCTGCCCTACAACAGCGTCCGCGTGATCGTGGCCGACTACACCGACCGCCGCGACCCGGCTGCGACGCAGACCCTGGCCGACGCGGGCCTGGCCAGCCTGGGCGAGAGCAACGGCGGCACGACCGGCGTGATCTACCTCTTGGACGCCGACTCTGGCGCTGTGCTCGGCCAGATCGCCGGCGGCGGCGCGAGCACCGCGCAGATCCGCCAGACGATGCAGGACGCGATCGCGCAGGCCAGCTGA
- a CDS encoding zinc ribbon domain-containing protein, translated as MRHRREAKTPRRPRVITWRLVIVSLVVGVVLAAGSVVVGAAPYDPPGLPLPRQTTAFYFAGQHMTTAKTSHTIGADVRIWRMQYVGETGDPSAHRRAISNVVDEDPRPPAIAELLDEHGGGVMALETGWPLRAAHGRLHVTILPAAPAASPPGASASTPGLWMFRALGRDWSVPYLPLWPGLLGNTLFYGVLVLTPFSLVRWRRLRRRARRGLCPACGYELGDGVEACPECGLARVVARRRPAMAI; from the coding sequence ATGCGCCACCGCCGCGAAGCGAAGACGCCGCGCCGACCCCGCGTGATCACGTGGCGGCTCGTGATCGTGTCGCTAGTGGTTGGCGTCGTGCTGGCGGCGGGCAGCGTGGTCGTTGGGGCGGCGCCCTACGACCCGCCGGGGCTCCCCCTGCCGCGGCAGACGACCGCCTTCTACTTTGCGGGTCAGCACATGACGACGGCCAAGACGAGCCACACGATCGGCGCGGACGTGCGCATCTGGCGCATGCAGTACGTCGGGGAGACGGGCGATCCGAGCGCACACCGGCGCGCCATCTCGAACGTGGTGGACGAGGACCCGAGGCCTCCGGCCATCGCCGAGCTGCTGGACGAGCACGGCGGGGGCGTGATGGCGCTCGAGACCGGCTGGCCGCTGCGGGCGGCGCACGGCCGCCTGCACGTGACCATCCTTCCCGCAGCGCCCGCGGCGTCGCCGCCGGGTGCGAGCGCGAGCACGCCCGGCCTCTGGATGTTCCGCGCCCTCGGCCGGGACTGGTCGGTCCCCTACCTGCCCCTGTGGCCGGGCCTGCTGGGCAATACGCTCTTCTACGGCGTGCTCGTGCTGACGCCCTTCTCGCTCGTGCGTTGGCGAAGGCTCCGCCGCCGCGCACGGCGTGGCCTGTGCCCGGCGTGCGGCTACGAGCTTGGCGATGGCGTCGAGGCGTGCCCCGAGTGCGGGCTGGCGCGCGTCGTGGCCCGACGGCGGCCAGCGATGGCCATCTGA
- the pdhA gene encoding pyruvate dehydrogenase (acetyl-transferring) E1 component subunit alpha — protein MPRKVAYKTQIEHLQILDENGKLDAKLAKEQGKNLLSDEQVQQAYEHMTICRQYDEVAFKLQRSGRMGTFPQNKGQEAVAIGSALAARKGQDWLVSAYRENAALFMHGLPMHYVLTYWMGDERGSKIPEGVKITPLSVPIGTHMLHATGIAWASKMRKEDSVALTYFGDGATSEGDFHEAANFAGVLKVPCIFICQNNSWAISVPREKQTASETFAQKALAYGLPTIQVDGNDLFAVYAATRQAHERARKGEGASFIEAVTYRLADHTTADDASRYRDTKELDSWKAKDPLIRLRKYLESKDLWSDEQQEALEAKAKAIVQEVVKTAEEMPKPDVDDIFDYTFAELPESLRVQRDTMRTTSLGQNPEQAGLGARAAR, from the coding sequence ATGCCACGCAAGGTCGCCTACAAGACGCAGATCGAGCACCTGCAAATCCTCGACGAGAACGGCAAGCTCGACGCCAAGCTGGCCAAGGAGCAGGGCAAGAACCTGCTCAGCGACGAGCAGGTGCAGCAGGCCTACGAGCACATGACCATCTGCCGCCAGTACGACGAGGTGGCCTTCAAGCTGCAGCGCTCGGGCCGCATGGGCACGTTTCCCCAGAACAAGGGCCAGGAAGCCGTCGCCATCGGCAGCGCCCTGGCCGCCCGCAAGGGACAGGACTGGCTCGTCTCGGCCTACCGCGAGAACGCGGCGCTCTTCATGCACGGCCTGCCCATGCACTACGTGCTGACGTACTGGATGGGCGACGAGCGCGGCAGCAAGATCCCCGAGGGCGTCAAGATCACGCCGCTGAGCGTACCGATCGGCACGCACATGCTGCACGCCACGGGCATCGCCTGGGCCAGCAAGATGCGCAAGGAAGACAGCGTCGCGCTGACCTACTTCGGCGACGGCGCGACCAGCGAGGGCGACTTCCACGAGGCGGCCAACTTCGCGGGCGTCCTGAAGGTCCCGTGCATCTTCATCTGCCAGAACAACTCCTGGGCCATCAGCGTGCCGCGCGAGAAGCAGACTGCCTCGGAGACCTTTGCCCAGAAGGCGCTCGCGTACGGCTTACCGACGATCCAGGTCGACGGCAACGACCTCTTCGCGGTGTACGCCGCCACGCGACAGGCCCACGAGCGTGCCCGCAAGGGCGAGGGCGCGTCGTTCATCGAGGCGGTGACCTACCGCCTTGCCGACCACACGACCGCGGACGACGCGTCGCGCTACCGCGACACCAAGGAACTGGATTCGTGGAAGGCCAAGGACCCGCTGATCCGCCTGCGGAAGTACCTCGAGAGCAAGGACCTGTGGAGCGACGAGCAGCAGGAAGCGCTCGAGGCCAAGGCCAAAGCCATCGTGCAGGAGGTCGTCAAGACCGCCGAGGAGATGCCCAAGCCCGACGTGGACGACATCTTCGACTACACGTTCGCCGAGCTTCCCGAGAGCCTGCGCGTGCAGCGCGACACGATGCGGACCACGTCGCTGGGCCAGAACCCCGAGCAGGCCGGGCTTGGCGCCAGGGCGGCACGGTAG
- a CDS encoding alpha-ketoacid dehydrogenase subunit beta has product MAELNLVQAINLALAQEMERDDRVMVLGEDVGLNGGVFRVTDGLQKRFGEDRVVDTPLAESGILGTSIGLAINGMRPVPEIQFEGFLGPAYDQIVHHAGRMRTRTRGAVTVPLTVRVPVGGGIHAPELHSDSPEAIYSHHVGLKVVMPSTPYDAKGLLLAAIRDPDPVMFFEPKRVYRSYKEQVPEDDYTVEIGKAKIVSEGDDVTVITWGATVFQALAALDELPEDVSVELIDMRTIYPMDEDTIVESVMKTGRCVIAHEAPRTAGMGAEIATILQEKCFLHLEAPVQRVTGFDTVMPYYKLENHYLPESPRIKEAIEQVLAY; this is encoded by the coding sequence ATGGCTGAACTCAACCTCGTCCAGGCCATCAACCTCGCCCTCGCCCAGGAAATGGAGCGCGACGATCGCGTCATGGTCCTGGGCGAAGACGTCGGCCTCAACGGCGGCGTCTTCCGCGTGACCGACGGCCTGCAGAAGCGCTTCGGCGAGGACCGCGTCGTCGACACGCCGCTCGCCGAGAGCGGCATCCTGGGCACCTCCATCGGCCTGGCCATCAACGGCATGCGACCGGTGCCCGAGATCCAGTTCGAGGGGTTTCTTGGGCCGGCGTACGACCAGATCGTCCACCACGCCGGACGCATGCGCACCCGCACGCGCGGGGCCGTCACCGTGCCGCTGACCGTCCGCGTGCCCGTTGGCGGCGGCATCCACGCGCCCGAGCTGCACAGCGATTCGCCCGAAGCGATCTACAGCCACCATGTCGGCCTGAAGGTCGTCATGCCCAGCACGCCCTACGACGCCAAGGGCCTGCTGCTGGCGGCCATCCGCGACCCCGATCCGGTGATGTTCTTCGAGCCCAAGCGCGTGTACCGCAGCTACAAGGAACAAGTCCCCGAGGACGACTACACCGTCGAGATCGGCAAGGCCAAAATCGTCAGCGAGGGCGACGACGTCACCGTCATCACCTGGGGCGCGACCGTGTTCCAGGCGCTGGCCGCACTCGACGAGCTGCCCGAGGACGTCAGCGTTGAGTTGATCGACATGCGCACCATCTACCCGATGGACGAGGACACGATCGTCGAGAGCGTCATGAAGACCGGCCGATGCGTCATCGCCCACGAGGCCCCGCGCACCGCCGGCATGGGCGCCGAGATCGCGACCATCCTGCAAGAGAAGTGCTTCCTGCACCTGGAGGCGCCAGTGCAGCGCGTGACTGGTTTTGATACCGTCATGCCGTATTACAAGCTCGAGAACCACTACCTGCCCGAGTCGCCGCGCATCAAGGAGGCCATCGAGCAGGTGCTGGCCTACTAG
- a CDS encoding dihydrolipoamide acetyltransferase family protein: protein MAGKVSSDPNIFLLPDIGEGLQEAEVIKWLVKEGDAVEEQQSLAEVETDKALTEIPSPRAGVIKTLHGKDGDVMKVGEPFVSYEGGEGSAAQQPTPQPDKTKKQPPKKGDPTPAENNGSAAREDDGTVVGKMSADTPGLTRQEGKALATPAVRRKAREMGIDINAVPGSGIGGRVLEKDLKAFEQSGGGSGGTTQKPATSPSATPDAGTTRKPMPRPQAQPQQQFQQQPMPQYQPQPQQQMGYGMPQQQMGMPYGMPMMMMPVPMMMPFPGMYPGMGGMGGGVPMAPGYVPASVRPIPDPAQQSKAVSGNASTAFRGVRRTIASKLRESVDTAVHFTVMDEADVTDLDALRRQFAEAGTKLSFLPFVAAAVCRAIAPRAGGRFGALNARVEGSGESQEIVEHHAVHLGIATDTDAGLMVPVIKNADALDVASMAGAIANAANGARTRSAAREDLSGSTFTISNVGSHAGMFATPVINAPEVGILAVGKVYDAVVVRDGQAVVGKKMPLSLACDHRVVDGATAALCLAEIVKLLQEPGSIA from the coding sequence ATGGCCGGCAAAGTCTCTTCTGATCCCAACATCTTCCTCCTTCCGGACATCGGCGAGGGCCTGCAGGAGGCCGAGGTCATCAAGTGGCTGGTCAAGGAGGGCGACGCCGTCGAGGAGCAGCAGAGCCTCGCCGAGGTCGAGACCGACAAGGCGCTGACCGAGATCCCCTCGCCGCGCGCGGGCGTCATCAAGACCCTTCACGGCAAGGACGGCGACGTGATGAAGGTCGGCGAGCCATTCGTGAGCTACGAGGGCGGCGAGGGAAGCGCGGCCCAGCAGCCGACCCCCCAGCCGGACAAGACGAAGAAGCAGCCGCCGAAGAAGGGCGACCCCACGCCCGCCGAAAACAACGGCTCGGCCGCCCGCGAGGACGACGGCACCGTCGTCGGCAAGATGAGCGCCGACACTCCCGGCCTCACGCGGCAGGAGGGCAAGGCCCTTGCGACGCCCGCCGTGCGTCGCAAGGCGCGGGAGATGGGCATCGACATCAACGCCGTGCCGGGCTCGGGCATCGGCGGCCGCGTGCTCGAGAAGGACCTCAAGGCCTTCGAGCAGTCGGGTGGAGGGTCCGGCGGCACGACGCAGAAGCCCGCGACGTCGCCCAGCGCCACGCCCGACGCCGGAACGACGCGCAAGCCCATGCCGCGCCCGCAGGCCCAGCCGCAGCAGCAGTTCCAGCAGCAGCCCATGCCCCAGTACCAGCCCCAGCCCCAGCAGCAGATGGGCTACGGCATGCCGCAGCAGCAGATGGGAATGCCGTATGGCATGCCCATGATGATGATGCCCGTGCCGATGATGATGCCGTTCCCGGGCATGTACCCCGGCATGGGGGGCATGGGCGGCGGCGTGCCGATGGCGCCCGGCTACGTGCCCGCCAGCGTGCGGCCGATTCCCGATCCCGCCCAGCAATCCAAGGCTGTTTCGGGCAACGCGAGCACCGCCTTCCGCGGCGTGCGGCGCACCATCGCCAGCAAGCTGCGCGAGAGCGTGGACACGGCCGTCCACTTCACCGTGATGGACGAGGCCGACGTGACCGACCTGGACGCGCTGCGCCGCCAGTTTGCCGAGGCGGGGACGAAGCTCAGCTTCCTGCCGTTCGTCGCGGCGGCGGTCTGCAGGGCCATCGCGCCGCGTGCCGGCGGCCGCTTCGGCGCGCTCAACGCTCGCGTGGAAGGGAGCGGCGAGAGCCAGGAGATCGTCGAGCACCACGCCGTGCACCTGGGCATCGCCACCGACACCGACGCGGGCCTCATGGTTCCGGTCATCAAGAACGCCGACGCGCTCGACGTCGCGAGCATGGCGGGCGCCATCGCCAACGCCGCCAACGGCGCACGCACCCGCTCGGCCGCCCGCGAGGACCTGTCGGGCAGCACCTTCACCATCAGCAACGTCGGCAGCCACGCCGGCATGTTCGCCACGCCGGTGATCAACGCCCCCGAGGTCGGCATCCTCGCCGTCGGCAAGGTCTACGACGCCGTCGTCGTGCGTGACGGCCAGGCCGTCGTCGGCAAGAAGATGCCCCTGAGCCTGGCCTGCGACCACAGAGTAGTGGACGGCGCGACGGCGGCGCTGTGCCTGGCGGAGATCGTCAAGCTCCTGCAGGAGCCCGGCTCGATCGCCTAA